Sequence from the Corallococcus sp. EGB genome:
TGGCGGGCGGCGGGCTGCAGCTGGCGCACGGCCGCAGTGAGGAGACCGAAGCGGACGAGTACGGCGCGAGGTACGCCTCCGCCGCGGGCTTCGACCCCAACGGCCTCATCAGCTTCTTCCAGAAGCTCCAGAAGGAGCAGGGCTCCACGCCGGGCATGCTCAAGTGGCTGTCCACGCACCCCACCAACGAGGACCGCATCTCGCACCTGCGGAAGCTCATCGCGCAGGAGGGCCTCAGGGGCAACCGCAACACGCCGGGCGGGCTGCCGGCCATCCAGGCCAGGCTGCGCAAGCAGTAGGCCCGCGGTTCCTTCCGGCCCCGGCGCCTTCAGTGCACGGACGGGGGCTCGTTCCCGTCCGGCAGGAGGCCCGGGGGCTCGGGGTCCTTGCCCTCCGCCACGCGGCGCTTGCGCCTGAACAGCGCGAGCCGCGTCTTCCGGGCGCTGGCGGCGCTCTTGGCCGCGCCGGGCGTCTTGAGGGGCGGCTCCAGGGGCGCGGGCTGACCGAAGTCGCGCGCGCCCTTCGCCTTCCCCTGCGCGGAGGCGTGCTCCAGGATGGCGTTGAGCTCCCCTCCGAGGATGAAGATGAGCCCGGAGAGGTAGAGCCACAGCAGCAGCACCACCACGCCGCCGATGGAGCCGTAGGTGACGTCGTACTTGCCGAAGTGCTCCACGTACTGGGTGAAGCCCCAGGTGCTGCCCAGCCACGCCAGCGTGCCGATGACGGAGCCCGGGGTGATGTACTTGAAGCGCTGCTTCACGTCCGGCAGCAGGTAGTAGCAGAGCGACAGCATCAGCATCACCAGCGCGGCGGTGAAGGGCCAGCGCAGCCAGGACCAGACGAGGTGGAACTCGTCGACGAGCGCCAGCTTGTCCGCCACCCACGCCCCCACGCGCCCGCCCAGCAGCAGGATGGTGAAGGAGAGCGGGATCAGCAGGCCGCCCATCAGCGTCACCAGCAGCGCCAGGCCCTGCGTCTTCCAGTAGGGCCGGGACTCGGACACGTCGTAGGCCAGGTTGAGCGCCTTGCGCAGGGCGTCCACGCCGCGCGAGGCGGTCCACAGCGCGACGAGGAGACCCACGGTGAGCAGCTTGGGGCGCGTCTCCCCGACGATGGACTGCAGGTGCTGGCTCACCACGTTCAGCGCGTCGCCGGGCACCAGCGGGCGGATGCGGTCCATCATCGCGTCCACCGCGCCGGGCGCGAACGGCAGGTACGCCACCAGCGTGACGAGGAAGAACAGGAACGGGAACAGCGAGAAGATGAAGTAGTACGACAGCTGCGCCGCCACGTCGGTGACGGTGTCCTCTTCAATCTCCTTCCAGAAGCGCCGCGCGAACTCCCTCCACGTCAGGTGCTTGAGCCGTGGCAGCCCCATGTGGGTCCCCTCCGGGTCTGTGGGGAGCCAATGTGGGGACGCGCCGCGCTTTCGGCAGCAGGCGGCCGGACGAGCGCTCGTGCAGGGCCATGCCGCGTGTTGAACGCTAGACGAGTCCGGAGGGCAGGTAGCGGCCCAGGAGCGGACGCAGGCGGCTCTTCACCTCCGCGGGGATGCGGGTGCGGTCGGTGAAGATGGCCAGCGCGAGCGCCCTGTCGCAGCGGCAGGTGGCGGGCGTGCTCGCGATGCGGGGCAGCGCGCGGCGCAGGAGCGCGGCGCCGTGGGCGGTGACGGCGTCCAGGCGCTGGGCGAACTGCGGCAGGAGCGCCTCGGGTTCCTGGCCCAGGGGCTGCGGGCGCCAGGAGTCGTGGTCGGTGGGCAGCGCGATGAGGGCGTAGTGCAGCTCCGCCTCGCGGGCGAGCCGCGCCTCCGGCATGGCGGTGAGCCCCACCAGGTCCGCGCCCCATGTGCGGTACAGCTGGCTCTCCGCCTGGGTGCTCAGGGAGGGGCCCTCGATGCAGACGTAGGTGGCGGACGGATGCACCACGGTGTCGCCCTTGCCGGCGGCGTCGGCGAGCGTCTGGCGCAGGGTGGCGCAGAAGGGCTGGGCCAGCTCCACGTGCACGGCGACGTCGTCGTAGAAGGTGCAGGGGCGGCGGTAGGTCCGGTCGATGACCTGATCCGGCAGGGCCAGGTGGAGCGGCTGGATGGACTCGCGCAGGCTGCCCACGGTGCCGGTGGCGACGACGTGGGTGACGCCGAGCGTCTTCAGGGCGAAGAGGTTGGCGCGGTAGGGGGCGCGGGTGGCGTTGTGGACGTGGCCCTGGCCGTG
This genomic interval carries:
- a CDS encoding YihY/virulence factor BrkB family protein, yielding MGLPRLKHLTWREFARRFWKEIEEDTVTDVAAQLSYYFIFSLFPFLFFLVTLVAYLPFAPGAVDAMMDRIRPLVPGDALNVVSQHLQSIVGETRPKLLTVGLLVALWTASRGVDALRKALNLAYDVSESRPYWKTQGLALLVTLMGGLLIPLSFTILLLGGRVGAWVADKLALVDEFHLVWSWLRWPFTAALVMLMLSLCYYLLPDVKQRFKYITPGSVIGTLAWLGSTWGFTQYVEHFGKYDVTYGSIGGVVVLLLWLYLSGLIFILGGELNAILEHASAQGKAKGARDFGQPAPLEPPLKTPGAAKSAASARKTRLALFRRKRRVAEGKDPEPPGLLPDGNEPPSVH
- a CDS encoding MTAP family purine nucleoside phosphorylase; this encodes MPAVKVGIIGGHALYQALGLQGRGEHLSVETPFGPHSTPLISTELDGVPIVFVFRHGQGHVHNATRAPYRANLFALKTLGVTHVVATGTVGSLRESIQPLHLALPDQVIDRTYRRPCTFYDDVAVHVELAQPFCATLRQTLADAAGKGDTVVHPSATYVCIEGPSLSTQAESQLYRTWGADLVGLTAMPEARLAREAELHYALIALPTDHDSWRPQPLGQEPEALLPQFAQRLDAVTAHGAALLRRALPRIASTPATCRCDRALALAIFTDRTRIPAEVKSRLRPLLGRYLPSGLV